From Pararhodobacter zhoushanensis, the proteins below share one genomic window:
- a CDS encoding McrB family protein, giving the protein MQYFDIPTIKASIEALKGISANWLIPAFVFAANDVGTGELVDMSKSRGTDQFLDNYFNGSLIGFPPFRSGNNLLRPRLKGVKQEFPGDDVIRQDTKMWGNLFSSRGYREMRQRGELEGEKATVRLTDAFQPAFEGAIPAAFQFEDFLVWLFAFSGFPDEISSWQVLYDHLVTTVLELHEFQEPYRGRFKLTPGRAWPQTIAARPDNGVFQEELAPAQKAFLAAPAPEPAPEEEEKKRRLSPDDWVLAKIRSAIAKDSGRSFLLAGPPGTGKTRYAHDIAEFLADGDEDRTHFLQFHPAFGYDDFVEGFRPAVPDGEGDEKASTGVTYILDQRHFLKFADKARQNPEKLYVLVIDELNRGDVARIFGELLTYLELDYRGKEFKLAISGKPTSLPRNLIVLATANPFDRSVTDLDDALLRRFIVILMEPDKSALERYLKEKGVEQRVLSRTLRLFDILKDAFPAGFGHTNFLGVTTMEDLDDVWTGRVQLGLQRTLLHDTQRFEALRGEIEQLLKIDEEAEAAGQDDEEA; this is encoded by the coding sequence GTGCAGTATTTCGACATACCCACCATAAAGGCGTCCATCGAAGCCCTTAAAGGGATCAGCGCCAACTGGCTGATCCCGGCGTTCGTCTTCGCCGCGAATGATGTTGGAACAGGCGAACTGGTTGATATGTCGAAGAGTCGGGGGACCGACCAGTTCCTCGACAATTACTTCAATGGCAGCCTGATCGGCTTTCCGCCCTTCAGGAGCGGAAACAATCTGCTGCGTCCCCGTCTCAAGGGCGTCAAACAGGAGTTCCCCGGTGACGATGTGATCCGGCAGGACACGAAGATGTGGGGCAACTTGTTCTCCAGTCGCGGATACCGCGAGATGCGTCAGCGCGGGGAACTGGAAGGTGAGAAAGCGACGGTGCGCTTGACCGATGCCTTTCAGCCCGCCTTCGAAGGTGCAATCCCTGCGGCGTTTCAGTTCGAGGATTTCCTAGTCTGGCTGTTCGCCTTCTCAGGCTTCCCGGATGAAATCTCATCATGGCAAGTGCTGTACGACCATCTTGTGACGACCGTTCTGGAACTGCACGAGTTTCAGGAGCCGTACCGGGGCCGCTTCAAGCTGACGCCGGGCCGTGCCTGGCCGCAAACCATTGCGGCCCGTCCCGATAATGGTGTGTTTCAGGAAGAGCTTGCCCCCGCCCAGAAAGCGTTTCTCGCCGCGCCCGCTCCAGAACCTGCGCCCGAAGAGGAAGAAAAGAAACGCCGCCTGAGTCCCGATGACTGGGTTCTCGCAAAGATACGCAGCGCCATTGCGAAAGATAGCGGGCGCTCATTCCTCCTTGCTGGACCGCCGGGAACAGGCAAAACGCGCTACGCGCATGACATTGCCGAGTTTCTTGCGGACGGGGACGAAGATCGCACGCACTTTTTGCAGTTTCATCCGGCCTTCGGCTATGACGACTTCGTTGAAGGGTTCCGTCCGGCGGTGCCCGATGGCGAGGGTGATGAAAAAGCCTCAACGGGCGTCACCTACATTCTTGACCAGCGGCATTTCCTGAAATTTGCCGACAAGGCTCGCCAGAACCCTGAGAAGCTATACGTTCTGGTGATAGACGAACTTAACCGGGGTGATGTTGCGCGCATTTTTGGCGAATTGCTGACATACCTAGAGCTGGATTACCGTGGAAAGGAGTTCAAGCTCGCCATTTCAGGCAAGCCCACGTCGCTGCCCCGAAATCTGATTGTCCTAGCGACCGCCAACCCCTTTGACCGCTCGGTCACCGATCTGGATGACGCGCTTCTCCGGCGTTTTATCGTTATACTGATGGAGCCGGACAAATCGGCCCTCGAGCGCTACCTGAAGGAGAAGGGCGTCGAACAGCGCGTTCTGTCACGGACGCTCAGGCTATTCGACATTCTGAAAGATGCGTTCCCCGCCGGGTTCGGTCACACGAATTTCCTCGGGGTCACAACCATGGAAGACCTTGATGATGTTTGGACGGGGCGGGTGCAGCTCGGACTACAGCGCACGCTCCTGCATGACACGCAGAGATTCGAGGCCCTGCGCGGCGAAATCGAGCAACTGCTTAAAATAGACGAGGAAGCCGAAGCCGCCGGCCAAGACGACGAAGAGGCATAG
- a CDS encoding McrC family protein: MTAPARVIEIQERGWRYFPRTDLADKHGSSLILPETRKLQAVEITDVPNGARLMALGLIGYLPLTSAITLNIVPKFPIQNLWTMLEVGGESYARILPTLRRYQTTSNPAPIQLLARSFCHYLKNALSAGFERSYYSRTVNGYYKPRVEFGQTIGSYLSRGNPVETVSSVFEFGIDSPINRIVKAACLRFSAIMPRAADWDEDRKLIGFALDALQRVRAQEPGIHDFTLDQTVSFRLRAHYSGLLRVYQLLLTGGGIAFTFEPGGKELPSFLFNLEDIFERFIRQTFLIALRERNIAVLDGNKHMGRLFEDNRSFPTKSDLIFRYGKRNVIGLGEVKYKPKLKEIDRYQIISHVTAAKAPLGILFSPANEGESQKLERLGRLSTGAQFYHYRVDIQGDIRAAQAQMVADVSALLNTPDA, encoded by the coding sequence ATGACCGCCCCGGCTCGTGTCATCGAAATCCAGGAACGCGGCTGGCGTTACTTTCCGCGCACCGATCTGGCCGACAAACATGGCAGCTCTCTGATCCTGCCGGAAACACGCAAACTTCAGGCCGTCGAGATCACGGATGTGCCTAACGGTGCGCGGCTAATGGCCTTGGGTTTGATCGGCTATCTGCCGCTGACCAGCGCGATCACGCTTAACATTGTTCCCAAGTTCCCGATCCAGAACCTCTGGACGATGCTGGAGGTGGGCGGGGAGTCCTATGCCCGCATACTTCCGACGCTGCGCCGCTATCAGACCACTTCAAACCCCGCGCCGATCCAGCTTCTTGCGCGCAGTTTCTGCCATTATCTGAAAAACGCCCTCTCCGCAGGGTTTGAGCGTTCATACTACAGCAGGACTGTGAACGGCTATTACAAGCCCCGCGTCGAGTTTGGACAGACGATTGGCAGCTATCTCTCGCGGGGTAATCCGGTCGAAACCGTATCAAGCGTTTTCGAGTTCGGCATCGACAGTCCTATTAATCGCATCGTTAAGGCCGCTTGCCTGCGTTTTTCGGCAATCATGCCGCGGGCAGCGGATTGGGACGAAGACAGAAAGCTCATCGGCTTTGCGCTCGACGCCTTGCAACGTGTGCGGGCGCAGGAGCCAGGCATCCATGACTTCACACTCGATCAAACCGTGTCGTTTCGACTGCGGGCACATTATTCGGGCCTACTGCGGGTCTACCAGCTACTCCTGACTGGAGGCGGGATTGCCTTCACGTTCGAGCCAGGCGGAAAGGAATTACCTTCATTTCTGTTCAATCTTGAAGATATCTTCGAGCGATTTATCCGGCAGACTTTCCTTATCGCGTTACGCGAAAGGAACATCGCTGTTCTGGACGGGAACAAGCATATGGGGCGCTTGTTTGAGGACAACAGATCTTTTCCGACCAAATCCGATTTAATCTTCCGATACGGCAAAAGAAACGTCATCGGGCTTGGGGAAGTGAAGTACAAACCCAAGCTCAAGGAAATCGACCGCTACCAGATTATCAGCCATGTTACAGCCGCCAAGGCGCCGCTTGGCATCCTGTTTTCTCCAGCCAATGAAGGCGAAAGCCAAAAGCTGGAGCGCCTTGGGCGGCTTTCTACGGGCGCACAGTTTTACCACTATCGCGTCGATATCCAGGGCGACATTCGCGCAGCCCAGGCACAGATGGTTGCTGACGTCAGTGCGCTTCTGAATACTCCAGATGCCTAA
- a CDS encoding LamG domain-containing protein → MLSLGLGLGLTQTRAGGRRWTPAAIFGPSDTGLLFDARDPATQYLTSMGITNVSAPGNPAGLILSKTPGPTPGPEKLINGDGSAVAGWSAARGSEVITSVGGRIRVTAASAAVMGVSQEITGLVVGGFYRVTQTGFTGTVGNISNRLAANAALASGLIMSSSFDLNEVFIATAETMYVGCTAIPTAPGQYVEIDNMSVREIPGYHGVQPTAGARPTYQSTGLSFDGSDDRLMTTLKLGLSGTIMSRFNGDAPNRALLGCTLGPNGHARLVLDSSGRLAAGVGLQSASVLSAGPDLRNAWHAGAVSWDGTTVKLYLDGSEVYSDAQVGSVNTTVDMAIGALNSGGTATGFWSGQISDALVIDRAATPAEILKLHNHWSA, encoded by the coding sequence ATGCTGTCGCTTGGCCTTGGGCTGGGCCTCACGCAGACGCGGGCAGGGGGCCGTCGCTGGACCCCTGCCGCCATCTTCGGCCCGTCCGACACGGGCCTTTTGTTCGATGCCCGCGACCCGGCCACGCAGTATCTGACAAGCATGGGCATCACGAATGTTTCCGCGCCGGGAAACCCTGCGGGTCTGATCTTGAGCAAGACGCCCGGCCCCACGCCCGGGCCTGAGAAGTTGATCAACGGCGACGGCAGCGCTGTCGCCGGTTGGTCGGCGGCGCGAGGGTCGGAGGTTATCACCTCGGTTGGTGGTCGTATCCGTGTAACGGCAGCGTCGGCGGCAGTTATGGGCGTGTCTCAAGAGATCACCGGCCTTGTGGTTGGCGGGTTCTACCGTGTGACCCAGACGGGCTTTACGGGAACTGTCGGCAATATCTCAAACCGGCTCGCCGCGAACGCAGCGCTTGCGTCGGGGCTGATCATGTCGAGCTCGTTCGATCTGAACGAAGTTTTCATAGCAACGGCGGAAACTATGTACGTCGGCTGCACCGCCATACCGACCGCGCCGGGACAGTATGTCGAGATCGACAACATGTCGGTGCGCGAAATCCCTGGCTACCACGGCGTGCAGCCAACGGCAGGCGCTCGCCCGACCTACCAGAGCACCGGCCTTTCCTTCGACGGCAGCGACGACCGGCTGATGACGACGCTCAAGCTGGGTCTGAGTGGCACGATTATGTCGCGGTTCAATGGAGACGCGCCAAACAGGGCCTTACTCGGATGCACCCTCGGGCCGAACGGACATGCGCGGCTGGTTCTGGACTCGTCAGGCAGGCTGGCGGCGGGGGTTGGCTTGCAAAGCGCAAGTGTCCTCTCAGCCGGGCCTGACCTTCGCAACGCATGGCATGCAGGTGCGGTGAGTTGGGACGGCACCACCGTTAAACTCTATCTCGACGGGTCAGAGGTGTACTCCGATGCACAGGTTGGATCGGTGAACACCACCGTTGACATGGCAATCGGCGCCCTCAACTCGGGAGGCACGGCTACCGGCTTCTGGTCCGGCCAAATTTCCGACGCTCTTGTCATCGACCGCGCAGCGACCCCTGCCGAAATTCTCAAACTTCACAACCATTGGAGCGCCTGA
- a CDS encoding caspase family protein — protein sequence MLYIHDFAGPVPRVSEQLPQWQAFFFENASRPLWYDHPFDIRGNAQFVLLIARGNGVIALYDRKERALVRTFETLPDGDLLRSAYLSADQRFIVQENSDGGFHIHDVMNGQLRLSGRIVDDEVAIWTEDYRFDATADAANLIDLAFAGRSRQYSLDRFAATRRIDGLLQAVLYEGPAVNVPSMQIPPDIAGSITLAGDQIEAAIDVVSGSVTTLSVFQDGVLTDIVPREGSLDGLRVPRLPGARWVSIVATNAQGLASNAQSADLGPSENDRPSQALIVAVNTYNDSEIPSLDFALRDGGRFGEALAEAGNEVTYLGNLNASVEAIRDAVATLAGGLTPGEQGILYFAGHGVQDPSGALYLATSETRLDDLPGTALAFDEISRLLAETEGRITILLDTCHSGAAGQGTFATMDDVVRGLSEVPSNLTILAASKSGELSWEGSEFGGGVFTYALLSVISSDREEHDLDRNGRIEASELVQGVRSIVAAASGDRQTPWLMSSRMVGDYAVF from the coding sequence GTGCTCTACATTCACGATTTCGCCGGGCCGGTTCCGCGGGTCAGTGAACAACTCCCGCAATGGCAGGCTTTCTTCTTCGAGAACGCTTCGAGGCCACTGTGGTACGATCACCCCTTTGACATCCGCGGGAACGCGCAGTTCGTACTGTTGATCGCGCGTGGCAACGGAGTCATCGCGTTGTATGACCGCAAGGAACGGGCCCTTGTCAGAACCTTCGAGACCCTTCCTGATGGCGATCTGCTGAGGAGCGCTTATCTATCTGCAGATCAACGCTTCATCGTGCAGGAAAACTCAGATGGCGGGTTTCATATCCATGACGTGATGAATGGCCAGCTTCGGCTGTCCGGGCGCATCGTCGATGACGAGGTGGCGATCTGGACCGAGGACTACCGCTTCGACGCCACGGCCGATGCCGCGAATCTCATTGATCTCGCTTTCGCCGGCCGGTCCCGTCAGTACAGCCTCGACCGCTTTGCCGCCACCCGGCGCATCGACGGCCTGTTGCAAGCCGTTCTCTATGAGGGCCCTGCCGTCAACGTGCCGAGCATGCAGATCCCACCGGACATCGCCGGCAGCATCACCTTGGCGGGGGATCAGATCGAAGCCGCAATTGACGTGGTCTCGGGGAGTGTCACGACGCTCAGCGTGTTTCAGGATGGTGTCCTTACAGATATCGTGCCGCGAGAGGGCTCGCTGGACGGATTGCGGGTGCCGCGACTGCCCGGGGCGCGCTGGGTTTCCATCGTTGCGACAAATGCTCAGGGGCTGGCGAGCAACGCGCAATCGGCCGATCTTGGCCCGAGCGAAAACGATCGGCCTTCTCAAGCCCTGATCGTTGCGGTGAATACCTATAACGACTCGGAGATCCCCTCGTTGGACTTCGCGCTGCGTGACGGCGGACGTTTTGGTGAGGCTCTCGCAGAGGCCGGCAACGAGGTCACCTATCTCGGCAACCTCAATGCAAGCGTGGAGGCGATTCGCGACGCCGTCGCAACACTGGCTGGCGGGCTCACGCCGGGCGAGCAGGGCATCCTGTACTTTGCGGGACATGGCGTGCAGGACCCGTCGGGAGCACTCTATCTCGCGACCTCTGAAACGCGGCTCGACGACCTGCCGGGAACGGCACTGGCCTTTGACGAAATCTCGCGGCTGCTCGCCGAAACCGAAGGTCGAATAACCATTCTCCTCGACACCTGCCATTCGGGGGCCGCAGGGCAAGGCACCTTTGCGACGATGGATGATGTTGTGCGTGGCCTCTCCGAGGTTCCTTCTAACCTGACCATTCTTGCCGCGTCAAAGAGCGGAGAACTGAGCTGGGAGGGCAGCGAATTCGGAGGGGGCGTCTTCACATATGCCCTTCTCAGCGTAATATCCTCAGACCGGGAAGAGCATGATCTCGACCGGAATGGTCGGATCGAGGCTTCCGAACTGGTTCAGGGGGTCAGGTCAATTGTCGCGGCGGCCTCTGGCGACAGGCAAACGCCATGGCTGATGAGTTCGAGGATGGTTGGCGATTATGCGGTTTTCTGA
- a CDS encoding PAN/Apple domain-containing protein, whose product MVWRLFGIGFVIAQCFGVDAAAQSLGPWHPAQSWYAPGHEACTNNSGGECLSLHCAHAGLTTLEVRLEREITESIGITVDGRPLVTLPAVQGRALITDPQQHPGLLEALSAGHRATFSTGQTVSLSGSARAIRETLETCAAQQRAFATGMETFAAEFDRFSNESTTSWPPDGQDIEWDRYRNQGSLVADLRGPDTDPFMRGLTAPQCEEICRQTRHCYSYTHLRERNSCYLRSSRGTLRGRNGAISGIPIGRWHALLTPVAAGGGTVVDPTMSWRPDDTLTSWTERRRHGAQRLGLACGVTQSIGQTFADGLRLRLPWQNIVSVGDTLELTWQGADLDTRIPIWLMVSTSGPVRFHGSGYYALGPEAPNPFGMTTGAGRHRALVAFHARGAGPSGSIRIEPLQEGALVLDVQVVAYQRSCRRESVHSASRVSVAVQPGEARLVLNNLLGRQTYTHELDLPEHGRRILFNENRLLVLDRASGAEVFERGGQYLSLSPTHRFVVAQRDGAFDVVDILDGHVAGQLRGELIYWGIGDSFALSSSTPWGKVDLISTFGDSFQLPRTLTGPSCCNISERTTHIGIDLENAAVTIWGGSGYYVGALQNPNYNVREDAHGGYSSSGAGSLALYHHALNSLGTVAPVSLSMGFDVVGGLTQTWEYRENFIPFTEDRIPQPFAERLSATFGRVGLVPTPLDQGPVARDPRTAFHLSRLGLALMDMTEAEVRLASSPEVPEHLTRDPATGAFVPSFRSGSLAAMPFVEPMAEEARQHGWRFTWSDESPAAMMSECYHSDLNQNEASATQLMLVRDVDRLILPGHRRRSALGQSGLVHCRRHLWLAAANHGALHSRFRRAGSAGQ is encoded by the coding sequence ATGGTGTGGCGTTTATTTGGGATCGGGTTTGTTATCGCGCAATGCTTCGGCGTCGATGCTGCAGCCCAATCGCTGGGGCCTTGGCATCCGGCCCAATCTTGGTATGCCCCTGGGCATGAAGCCTGCACCAACAATTCAGGTGGCGAATGCCTGAGTCTTCACTGTGCACATGCGGGTCTGACCACCTTGGAGGTCCGTCTCGAGCGGGAGATCACCGAAAGCATTGGAATCACCGTTGATGGGCGCCCGCTGGTGACTTTGCCGGCGGTCCAAGGACGGGCATTGATTACGGACCCACAGCAACACCCGGGGCTGCTCGAGGCTCTGTCCGCCGGACATCGAGCGACATTTAGCACGGGGCAAACCGTCAGCCTGTCAGGGTCGGCCCGTGCCATTCGCGAGACGCTGGAAACCTGCGCCGCCCAGCAACGCGCCTTTGCTACCGGGATGGAAACTTTCGCAGCAGAATTTGATCGTTTTTCCAACGAAAGCACGACGTCTTGGCCCCCTGACGGTCAAGACATCGAATGGGATAGATACCGCAATCAGGGCAGCTTGGTCGCAGATCTGCGCGGACCGGACACCGACCCCTTCATGCGTGGATTGACGGCGCCGCAATGTGAGGAAATTTGTCGCCAGACACGGCACTGTTATTCCTACACCCATTTGAGAGAGCGAAATTCCTGTTATCTTCGGTCGAGCCGCGGAACGTTGCGCGGGCGAAACGGCGCGATCAGCGGCATCCCCATCGGGCGGTGGCATGCCTTATTGACCCCTGTCGCGGCCGGGGGCGGCACGGTGGTCGACCCCACCATGAGCTGGCGGCCGGATGATACGCTGACCTCGTGGACCGAGCGCCGGCGCCATGGCGCGCAACGCTTGGGACTTGCGTGCGGCGTGACCCAGTCCATCGGGCAGACATTTGCAGACGGGCTACGACTGCGGCTTCCGTGGCAGAACATTGTGAGCGTCGGAGATACACTCGAGCTGACCTGGCAAGGTGCGGATCTCGACACCAGAATCCCGATTTGGCTGATGGTGAGTACCAGCGGCCCGGTACGCTTCCACGGGAGCGGTTATTATGCCTTGGGCCCCGAAGCCCCGAACCCTTTCGGCATGACAACCGGCGCCGGGCGCCACCGCGCACTTGTCGCTTTCCATGCGCGGGGGGCAGGTCCCTCGGGAAGTATCCGGATCGAGCCACTGCAGGAAGGTGCGCTGGTCTTGGATGTGCAGGTTGTTGCCTACCAGCGGTCCTGTCGTCGCGAAAGCGTCCATTCTGCGTCACGCGTGTCGGTGGCGGTGCAACCCGGAGAAGCGCGGCTGGTGCTGAACAATCTCCTGGGGCGCCAGACCTATACGCACGAGTTGGATCTCCCCGAGCACGGGCGGAGGATCCTGTTCAACGAGAATCGCCTTTTGGTTCTGGATCGGGCCTCAGGAGCGGAAGTCTTCGAGCGCGGCGGGCAATATTTGAGCCTCTCTCCCACCCATCGTTTTGTCGTGGCACAGCGTGACGGCGCCTTTGACGTCGTGGACATTCTGGACGGTCATGTCGCCGGCCAGCTGAGGGGGGAATTGATCTACTGGGGTATCGGCGACAGCTTTGCGCTATCCAGTTCGACCCCGTGGGGCAAAGTGGATCTCATTTCAACCTTCGGAGATTCCTTTCAGTTGCCGCGAACGCTGACCGGGCCGTCATGCTGCAACATTTCCGAGCGCACGACCCACATCGGCATTGATCTGGAGAATGCGGCGGTGACGATTTGGGGGGGCTCGGGGTACTATGTCGGAGCGTTGCAGAACCCGAATTACAACGTTCGCGAGGACGCACATGGAGGATATTCATCCAGCGGCGCGGGAAGCTTGGCGCTTTATCACCACGCGCTGAATTCTCTTGGCACCGTGGCACCGGTTTCCCTGAGCATGGGCTTCGACGTCGTAGGCGGTCTCACTCAGACTTGGGAGTACCGCGAAAATTTCATCCCCTTTACGGAAGACCGCATCCCCCAACCCTTCGCCGAACGCCTAAGCGCGACTTTCGGCCGCGTTGGATTGGTGCCGACCCCGCTTGATCAAGGGCCGGTCGCCCGTGACCCGCGCACGGCCTTTCACTTGTCGCGTCTTGGCCTTGCCTTGATGGATATGACGGAGGCAGAAGTCCGCCTCGCCTCGTCACCCGAAGTCCCTGAGCATCTGACCAGAGATCCGGCAACGGGTGCCTTTGTCCCGAGCTTTCGCTCGGGCTCCCTCGCGGCGATGCCCTTTGTCGAGCCGATGGCAGAAGAAGCCCGCCAACACGGCTGGCGGTTCACATGGTCGGATGAAAGCCCCGCTGCGATGATGTCCGAATGCTACCACTCGGACTTGAATCAGAATGAGGCTTCAGCGACGCAACTGATGCTTGTGCGGGACGTGGACCGGCTGATTCTGCCTGGACACCGGCGCCGCTCCGCTTTGGGTCAGTCAGGTCTGGTGCACTGCCGGCGCCACCTATGGCTCGCTGCGGCCAACCACGGTGCTCTACATTCACGATTTCGCCGGGCCGGTTCCGCGGGTCAGTGA
- a CDS encoding spike base protein, RCAP_Rcc01079 family gives MKDKATHISRHNGSPGENLWPITPSDDADLAFVTRGLYVGGDGDLMVIPWNGGELGDPVPIVGVLAGSLLPFRVARVLATGTTATNIVGID, from the coding sequence ATGAAAGACAAGGCAACACATATTTCCCGTCACAACGGGTCACCTGGTGAAAATCTGTGGCCGATCACGCCCAGCGACGACGCGGATCTGGCGTTTGTGACGCGCGGTCTTTACGTCGGCGGCGATGGCGATCTGATGGTTATTCCCTGGAACGGGGGCGAGCTGGGCGATCCGGTGCCGATCGTGGGCGTGCTGGCGGGATCGCTCTTGCCGTTCCGGGTGGCGCGGGTGCTGGCAACTGGCACGACGGCGACGAACATCGTGGGGATCGACTGA
- a CDS encoding N-acetylmuramoyl-L-alanine amidase, which produces MIYQGRARHPVREVIVHCSATRPSWFHDRPLADKVAEIRRWHVQDRGWRDIGYHWIIDRDGAVMAGRSETEIGAHVAGHNAGTIGVSLIGGHGSGVRDAFADNFTPAQDAALRRLIEAIKGRVGGSMALSGHNQYAPKACPGFTVGTWYAGGAA; this is translated from the coding sequence ATGATCTATCAAGGCCGCGCCCGGCATCCGGTGCGCGAAGTCATCGTGCATTGTTCGGCAACCCGTCCGAGCTGGTTTCACGACCGCCCGCTGGCCGACAAGGTCGCCGAGATCCGGCGCTGGCATGTCCAGGATCGCGGCTGGCGTGACATTGGCTATCACTGGATCATCGACCGCGACGGCGCGGTGATGGCTGGCCGGAGTGAGACCGAAATCGGCGCGCATGTTGCGGGGCACAATGCGGGCACGATCGGGGTCAGCCTGATCGGCGGGCATGGGTCGGGGGTGCGCGACGCTTTCGCCGACAACTTCACGCCTGCCCAAGACGCAGCCCTGCGCCGCCTGATCGAGGCGATCAAGGGCCGGGTCGGCGGGTCGATGGCCCTGAGCGGGCATAACCAATACGCCCCCAAGGCGTGCCCCGGTTTCACTGTCGGCACCTGGTACGCGGGCGGCGCGGCCTGA
- a CDS encoding DNA-methyltransferase, whose product MNSVASSALSPETDSADSPSSSSSNPSRYGYSSSTGHFAGLMHGDSATMLKSLPDDVFNVAVTSPPYFWVRDYGYDGQLGHEESVETYIDALMEVFDEVKRTLHPEGVFFLNIGDTYYSGNGQPHGSDPKCSSRNFLRRKVRPVDVGGWDIPKKSMIGVPWKVAFAMQERGWTLRSSIIWNRCNSFVEPTARDRPYRQYEFVFMFAKSRFYSFDRSKLVEEDVWNIPIERNRRANHNAAFPSELVRRCIEVGSPPNGHVLDPFVGSGTTVLTSLLNHRNVVGIDMSGDYIDYVQGVVEAEGFESAAWNAVTDGLKRPSALWDDWAGNRNNFRKPGTKKKQE is encoded by the coding sequence ATGAATTCAGTCGCTTCATCTGCTCTCAGTCCTGAGACCGACTCCGCCGACTCCCCATCATCCTCCAGCAGCAACCCGTCCCGCTACGGCTACTCATCCTCTACAGGGCACTTTGCCGGATTGATGCACGGCGATTCCGCAACAATGCTGAAGAGCCTGCCGGATGACGTTTTCAACGTGGCCGTTACCTCACCTCCATATTTCTGGGTTCGGGATTACGGCTATGACGGCCAGCTCGGTCATGAAGAGTCGGTCGAAACTTATATCGACGCATTGATGGAGGTTTTTGACGAGGTGAAGCGGACGCTTCATCCCGAGGGCGTCTTCTTTTTGAATATCGGTGACACCTATTATTCCGGAAACGGCCAGCCACACGGCAGCGATCCGAAATGCTCATCGCGCAATTTTCTGCGCCGGAAAGTTCGCCCCGTTGATGTTGGCGGATGGGATATCCCGAAGAAAAGCATGATCGGGGTGCCGTGGAAGGTCGCCTTCGCCATGCAGGAACGTGGATGGACGCTCCGTAGCTCGATCATCTGGAACAGGTGCAATTCCTTCGTCGAGCCGACTGCCCGCGACCGTCCGTATCGCCAGTACGAATTCGTCTTCATGTTCGCCAAGAGCCGTTTCTACAGCTTCGACCGCTCAAAGCTGGTCGAGGAAGACGTCTGGAACATTCCCATTGAGCGCAACCGCCGCGCCAACCACAACGCTGCGTTCCCCTCCGAGCTAGTACGGCGCTGCATTGAAGTCGGCAGCCCACCTAACGGCCATGTCCTGGATCCGTTCGTCGGCAGCGGCACAACCGTCCTCACCTCGCTCCTCAACCATCGAAATGTTGTGGGTATAGACATGAGCGGCGACTACATCGACTATGTTCAGGGAGTTGTGGAAGCCGAAGGATTCGAATCAGCAGCGTGGAATGCGGTCACCGACGGTCTGAAACGACCCTCCGCACTCTGGGATGACTGGGCCGGAAACCGGAACAACTTCCGCAAACCAGGGACGAAGAAAAAACAAGAGTGA